From Thermoanaerobaculia bacterium:
CGTCTCGATTCCGGATACCCGCCATGGCGAGCCCATCGCGGCCGTCGTCCTCCGAAGGACCCAAGGACCTCCTAACCGCGGATCGCGGCGGCATTTCCCGTCGGGACCCCCGGCCGCGACGGGCCTCCCGCGCCGACGGCGGACGCGCTCCCGCGGCGGCGGGCGTGCAGCACCCGCGCGAGTCCGCGCACGCCCGCTCGGATCGCGTCGGTCGCGAGAGCCGAGTAACCGAGGACGAGCGCGGGCTCCGCGCTCCCGTGCGTGTAGCGCGACAGCGGCGTGGCCTCGATCCCGTGCGCCGCCGCGCGCCGCGCGACCTCGCGGTCGTTCTCGCCCGGATCCAGGCGGACCAGGAGCTGGAAACCTCCCTCCGCGGGTCCGACGCGCACGCGGCCCCGGAGCTCGCGGTCGAGCGTCTCCACGAGCGCGTCGCGGCGGGAGCGGTAGACCGCCCGCATGCGCCGCAGGTGCGCCGCGAAATGGCCCTCGTTCATGAAGTCGGCGATCACCGCCTGGGGAATCGTGGCCGTGTGTCCGTCGATCTGGCGGCGCGCGTGGACGAACGGGGCGGCGAGCGACGGAGGCACGACCATGTACGCCACGCGGATCGACGGGAATAGCGATTTCGTGAACGTCCCCATGTAGATGACGCGCCCGGCGCGGTCGAGGCCGTGGATCGCGGCGATCGGCCTTCCCTCGTACCGGAACTCGCTGTCGTAGTCGTCCTCGAGGATCCACGCGTTCGATCGCCGGGCCCACTCGAGGAGCGCGAGGCGCCGCTCGAGCGACATCGTCACGCCGGTCGGGTACTGGTGCGAAGGCGTGACGTACGCCAGGCGGGCGCCGTCCGCGGTCCGCTCCCCTTCGTCGACGCGCAATCCGTCGCCGTCGACCGGGATCGCGTGCAGCCGCGCATGCGCCGCCTCGAGCGCCGAGAACGCGCCGGGGAAGAACGGGTTCTCGATCCACACCGCGTCGTCCGGATCGAGGACCATCCGCGCGGCGAGGCTGATCGCCTGGAGCGAGCTCGTGAGAACGATGACGTCTTCCGGCCGGCAGCGCACGCCGCGCGATTCGGAGAGGTAGCGCGAGATCGCCTCGCGCAGAGGCGGATATCCGGCGGGATCGCCGTAGCCGAGGAGCGACGGGTCCGACGCGCGAAGACGCCGGGCGGTGAGCCGGCGCCAGAGGGCGGCCGGAAACTCGTCGAGCGCGGCGAACCCGGCGCCGAACGCCCGCACCGACTGCGGGTCGCTGCAGGTGAGGCATCGGGCGAGAGCGCGGCCGCGCGCCGAGAGGCCGCGCGTCGGGACCGCAGGCGCGCGGCGGGCCGCGCGAGCGGCGCCGAGCGGCCGGGCGGGAAGGCACGACGCGACGAACGTCCCGGCGCCGATCCGCCGCGAGAGATACCCTTCCGCGACGAGCTGCTCGTAGGCACCCTCGGTAGTGTTCCGCGAGACGCTCATCTCCGCCGAGAGCATCCGCGTGGACGGGAGGCGCTCCCCCGGCCTCAGCCGGCCGTCGAGAATCGCGCCGCGCAGCTCGCGGTAGATCTGCGCGCGGAGCGGCGTCCCCGGCGGAACGCGATCGGCGACGGGGACGACGAGACGCCCGCCCGCGCGCTTCACGGCTCTCCCGATCCCTCTCCCCGCGGGAGAGGGCCGGGGGCGAAGCCGCGCGGGTGAGGGAGCTCCGATCGGCGTCCTCCGGAAATTGGTCCCACCATCGTCATGAAAACGGTCCTCATGATGGCACCATTCTACGCGTACACTCGGTCTCGAGGAAAGGAGGGGCCGATGTCGAAGTCCGCGTCGCTGGTCGTGTGCGGATGCTGAAGCGCGCCGCCCTGGTCACCTGCCGCGAGCTTCCGGATCTCACGGAAGACGACCGGCCGCTCGTCGCGGAGCTCGCCCGGTTCGGGATCGCCGCATCGCCGGAGATCTGGGACGACCCCTCCGTCTCCTGGACGCGATTCGACCTCCTCGTGATCCGTTCGACGTGGGATTACCACCGGCGACTCGCCGACTTCGGGCGCTGGATCGCGGCGCGCGAAGCGGAGGGATCGGCCCTCTGGAACCCGGCTCCGCTCCTGCGCTGGAACGCGCACAAGTTCTATCTCGCCGAGGTCGAGGCGAAAGGGATCCCGATCGTGCCGACCCGATTCCTCCGCGCGGGCGATACGGCG
This genomic window contains:
- a CDS encoding PLP-dependent aminotransferase family protein encodes the protein MKRAGGRLVVPVADRVPPGTPLRAQIYRELRGAILDGRLRPGERLPSTRMLSAEMSVSRNTTEGAYEQLVAEGYLSRRIGAGTFVASCLPARPLGAARAARRAPAVPTRGLSARGRALARCLTCSDPQSVRAFGAGFAALDEFPAALWRRLTARRLRASDPSLLGYGDPAGYPPLREAISRYLSESRGVRCRPEDVIVLTSSLQAISLAARMVLDPDDAVWIENPFFPGAFSALEAAHARLHAIPVDGDGLRVDEGERTADGARLAYVTPSHQYPTGVTMSLERRLALLEWARRSNAWILEDDYDSEFRYEGRPIAAIHGLDRAGRVIYMGTFTKSLFPSIRVAYMVVPPSLAAPFVHARRQIDGHTATIPQAVIADFMNEGHFAAHLRRMRAVYRSRRDALVETLDRELRGRVRVGPAEGGFQLLVRLDPGENDREVARRAAAHGIEATPLSRYTHGSAEPALVLGYSALATDAIRAGVRGLARVLHARRRGSASAVGAGGPSRPGVPTGNAAAIRG